CATCCGCTACTTTTCCATCTTCACTGTCTTTTATATAACCGACAGTCGCAGTGAACGTATATCGATTGGAATACGCGCCATGTTGTTCGACAACTACTTCTTTTAAATCCAATTTATAATCAGATGCGTCTGCCAAAGTAGGATAGACCAACCCCCATGTTTGTATAAATGAAGTAAGATAGTCTTCGGTAAAGTACTCTCCGTATATTTCCGCGATATACTGATCAAACTCTAGATTTACTTCTTTGCCATCTACAACATGTGTATGATTTGGATCCTGAAGCAAATCCATCATCTTTTTGTCAGGTCTTTTAAATTGGATTGTAAGGACCTTTTCAATAACAGCTACATTTGGATCTTCTGCCTCAGCTTTTGAACAAGCTGAAAATACCATGCCGGTAAGAAGTAACAATAAAATTATAATGAAGATAAAGAGCTTCCTGCTGCCTACAGATTTTTGTACTAACTCCATATTCTGCCCTCCGATTATTAGTAGTTAACGTCCAATATTATCGCATGTAGTCTGAAGTTCGATTAAAAATTTTCCCATTTCACTTCGTATACGTAAATTCATTTGTTATAAGTTTACTATCCTTACTCACAAATTTAGTACTCACTCCACCGCTCTTAATGCTAAAAAAGACTGAAGTTCAACCCGATTGGGATTGATCTTCAGTCTTTGTCAGCACTTAAAATGATGCATTTTCTGGTGCTGGTAACTTTTTTTGTGGAACACTCTGTTCTGCACGATCCTTAGCAGCGCTCACGGATTGCTTACGCTTCTTAAAGATGTAATAACCTAACATAGCTGAACCGTAGATGTTGCCTAGCTTCTTGTTTTGCTCTGATGTGTCTGTGTGGTCTCCTTTTTGTTGAACAGACGACGACACGTCCACTAATGAGGAAGACAACTGGTGTGTAGATTCTCCAAGATCGCCGATTACTTGGAACAATGGAGTCAGATTTTCAATTTTTGTATTGATATCTGCTAAAGATTCATTACTGTTTTTAATTAAATTACCGGTTTCATCCAAAATGCCATCAAGTTGTTTCGGAAGCGCTCCTACCGTCTCATCGACGTCGTGCAGAATATTTCCAACTTGTTGTAATACCTTAGCGAAATA
This window of the Sporosarcina ureae genome carries:
- a CDS encoding DUF948 domain-containing protein, translated to MDLVGIGVILIGIAFVILAIYFAKVLQQVGNILHDVDETVGALPKQLDGILDETGNLIKNSNESLADINTKIENLTPLFQVIGDLGESTHQLSSSLVDVSSSVQQKGDHTDTSEQNKKLGNIYGSAMLGYYIFKKRKQSVSAAKDRAEQSVPQKKLPAPENASF